The DNA sequence TGTGTAGTACTCGAGAGATAGGTTAGCTACACATGGACAAAGACACAGCTCTCCAGATGCACAGATATGAATCACAAAAGGCAATTTGGAGTGAGTGAGCACAATAGTCTCAGTAGGAGACAATGGAACGTTAAAACATGAATCACCAACAAGAGTGTACAGGGGTATGTGCAGTCCTAGTAATTAAgtgttaaaaaaagaattactaCATAAGAAGGGTGAATTAGTTATCCAATAGAATGGTTTAACTTAGGACTCGGATCTTGATCATATTTCACATTATGTGATGTGatttcttcaccaagtataaattttgaaaactaaagCATTAACACAAGGCAGAAACACATCTTCACCTTACCTCTTTCTCGAAAAAGGGTTTTTGACGTATAAGTTTTTTCACATTCCCATGGTCAGTAATTCCACAAGGCCAATCATGAGAAAGAAATATATCAATGGGCTCCTGCACTTGCACGAGCTTATGTACGTCATACTCGCGCACATGATATATAGACCTGATGTCTTGTTCATTGTAAGGCAGCTTCTCATAATGTCCTGTTCAGAAGACCAAGTCAGCCTGTGTTGTAAACCCACAAAGGTTATGCAATAAATGTATTTAGGAAATTATAGGCATTAAATAAAAGTTGTCAGGCAATCTCTACAATGTTCTTAATTCTTAAAACAACTTTCCAAAATAGTGCAAATCATGCAACATTGATTAAATGATAGCACAGCAatacttttcataaatagaaatatatgaaCCTTTACAAAAGATTGCAGACATCACACCACCTACATCATTGAAAAGTGATCAGTGATGCAGATGCTATTACCTGAATAGTAGTGATTTGCTTTATAAATTCCAGAAAGTCCACCAATGCGAACATTTCCAAACTTGACTACTCCAGCAAATCCAAGAAAGTAGATTTGCGGTGCAGCCCATCCACCATAGTACCTGACAcagcaaaataaatatagttggAATCTGCATGAGATTGTGAGAAATGTATTATCTGAACTTGTTGACCTTATACATAAGGATATACAAAATTTAACGAACCTAGTTACATGTGGAAGTACAGGAACTGTGCACTAACAAAAGTGGAACAGAAAATTTATGTGAACATGTCAATAGGGACATAAGTAAATTAACTTAATGGATGGTGGTATAAGAAAATACCCTCACCTCCCCagcaaacaaaacaaaagaaaaaaaaactgaagtTTACTCAAAGGAGTCAATCATAAAGCATTCACTGGTTTGTTTTCCCCCCTAATGCCCCATTCTCATCATATGAAttattgttttgaattttagcACGAAACAATTTATGCAAGAATGGCACATCCCAACATGTTTTCCACATAAATAAATCGCATTCAATTTCAGAGTTAACCACCCATACACGTTGCCCATGCATAATCGGTTCCtctatcaaaataaatataaaatgcacTGCTTTAAAGAGCCAACAAGTGGCTATGGGTAAAACTTAACCATAATctgatatttattatatttcccGCAAAAGTAAAATAAGGCATAATCATTGGGATACAGGAATTATTTTATGGCTTCTCCTTTCAGCTGCTTGCTCTAAATTCtttaatgagaaatatatGAGGATAGAGTGTTTAACCAAAAACGTCAGCCATCAGATCAAACATAACATTCTAATGAAacgaataaatataaaactagCAACTTATGACAGCATTTCCAAGGTATTAATGCTACctaataaatatctttactcaCAATTCCCAAAGGTAGTTCGATGCTTCATGATTCCCACCAATGAATATAGTTGGAATGGGCGCAACTTTTTCGCCCGAGTAATACTTCCAGAAAGTTTTCATTGTCCGATACTTGGGCGGAACATTTAAACTGTCCAGATCTTTCTCATTCCGAACAGCctgataaaacaaaaatcatctAATTGAATGCACTCTAAGGAAACTCCATTCCTTGCTATAAAACCAAATAACTATAGTACTATCTAACTTTACAAATTGTGTTCTAATTCTAAACAATAACATGTAGTTGAAATTAACAAGTGAGGAGACCACTATGTGTGTGTTTCTTAGTTTAAAAGAGCAATGTTAGAAGTCATTTCAGATCAAACATAGGGAAAAAAGCAGAGTAATGTGTAGGAGGGTTTCAGAATTTGAAATACGTTGACACCCAAACTTATTCATGTTCCTCAAGCAGAAAGAATGAACAAAACTTTCAGTCCTATGCATCAACACCGATTCAATGAAAGTAACAAAATAGGAGCAAATTTCCCATGGCTGTATCTGAAAAAGTATAGGAATATTCGTAAgaaactatttaaatttagtttcaAAACAATTCCTAGAAGTGTCTGTGCAACATCTATGACTGCTACGAATCTCTAAAGAATAATTCTTAGAAATAATTCCAGGAAGCATAGTTAATAAACAGAACCTAGATCACAGTGAAACAAACTGACTCTGAAGATCATCAATACTATATCTGAAACCCTTAAGCTAGCATGTATATGACAGGCAGAAGATTCCCCAACTTGTGTGGCAAAGAAAATGTTAAGTCTAGTATTGAGTCATGTTCACAGCGCACAATATCGTGTTAACATGATcgtattttactatttttaatgagaACAGGAGGcttcaagaatcaagattccAAGCTATGATATGAACCTAACATCGTCAATAATAGTATCTGAGACCCATTGACTATCATGGTTTCCAAATTCAATATCTTGCATATTTGACATAGAGTTCATGCCCAATACTAGTAACGCACACTTGGGTAAACACAACCCAATCATAGCACAAGCTATAGAAATACTCATAGTAGTTATAGCAGAAACATATTATTAATCATCGTgccaataattgaaattaccTGAAAGTCCCCGCAGCAAATGAGAAGatcaattttggttttttcgaCTTCTTGCAGGTGTAAAAGAGTAGCATATACATTATCCAAATCTCCGTGCATGCATCCTTCTACTGCTATCTTCATCTACAATGATACTGGTCATCagtaaataaaaacaacaacaacaactataaaattaagaacacTACACTAACAGTAACAACAGCTTGAGAACCAAGGATTAGAATTTCAAGTGAAAATATTAGATGCATTGGTTGCATTCATTATTCAATGCTACACTTGAGCTCCGGTAATAAACTAGTtaagacaaataaaaattcgAGAATCACAACTTGTACGGACGAATAATCCAGTAAAGCTCAAACTGATTAGTTACCACTGGAACGCGGGGGGAGGCCGACGGCCTTGGACGGTGGAAGGCGTGATTTCGCGGCTGGAGAAGGTGGTGCAACAGCTATTTGGCGGTTTGGCTCAACCCTAAACCCCaaatttttgtcatttcggttTTACTAGTCACCGTTATCTTTAATTCCCCAACCAAGTTTGTATtcgattttaaatttgaaaaattaaattttaaataaccgaaaaaaactagtactactagtatctAAGAGagtttttgataattttggcACATTTGGAGATAATACAAatagaaaatagtagtactaaattttataatatcaacttgtttaaaaatttcaatatagaGATTTTTTAAGTTGATTCTCATATGTACAAATACatcatacaaattttattcatctaccataattttttaaaatataaagaataaaagtaaaaaaaaaatgttatgaaatttaaattacatttttatatactaatttGATAATGCGTGAGACATAATAGtacttattaaatataataacgAAAGTCATGATTTGCAAAATTAGTTGGGTGATagaaggagtactattttaatattcataaaattttaaattaattaaaaataatttaaatatcgtAAAACTATAGTACTTAACAATTGTCACTCTTTATCATTGGGTCCGTCTAACAATAAATGTTACACTTTATTTATACCATAAACGGTCACTTCATTCctaacttattcaactaattttttactccctccgtcccgctttagcagtcccattgacttttctacACTCGTTttgttaaaatgataataaatagtaaaagtggataaataataaagaaaaaaagagaataataataaagtaaaaaagagaataatgtagagaagaaatgataataaatagtaaaagtggataaataataaagaaaaaaagagaataataataaagtaaaaaagagaataatgtagagaagagtctcattttaacAAAACGAGTgtagaaaagtcaatgggactgctaaagcgggacggagagagtattacatttcttaaaattttgtgcCAGTAATAAGAGCGACAATTAGTATTCTTTTAGAGTTTtagttagaaaataaaaaaatgcagtGCTTTACATgcaattatttctttttaaatgcTAACAACCTTAACATTATGTCATGGTATTAAAAAAcagagtaattaattaagaaagtaATTTAAGCTGACACGACAGCGCACTTTAGCTAAGCGGTGCATGTTATCGTCTCCCTCCCATTCTTCATTCCCCACACGCAAAATATTTCCACCTGAAAatcaagtttctctctctaacttcaATTAAAGCTGTTAAATTCCCTCTATTTTTCTTCCCATTTCAGCTCGATTGCGTCTTAGGGTTTCCAATTCAGGTCAGTGAACTGTTATTAAGCTGGATTTGATCCGCCATAACTTTCTCATCGCATCGCAGACTCTCAATCCCACGTTCTTCTGGATGCGATTTGGACGGCATAAATGGCTTCGATTCGGAGAACTCTTTCGCCGTACAACGACCGATCGCACCAGAACGGTCACAATACTGCATTCTCGCCGCAATCTCCGTCGCAGAAGCTGTTTTCCCAAGGCAGGACGACTCTCTCTCCTATTCGTAGATTTGTTGCCGGAGTCTTCTTCCGGAAGCACCAGCCTCGGAAGAGTTTTCAGTTTTCCTGGAGAAAACCGTTTTTCTGCTGCTTCATGTGCTTCTTCTTAGGGTTTTTGCTCGGCATGGCGCCCTTCAATAGCGAGTTTAATGAATTGAGGGGTGATTTCAGCAAGAGCGATTTCTCGTTGGAAATGAAGCCGGAGGTGGTGAGTGTTCATTGGAGCGCAGACGATTTAGCTTCTGTTGAGAAGCCGAAGGAGAATGATTTGTTGATCGGTGCTGTGGAATTAGGTGTGGTTGAGAGGGGTGATAAAACTGATATGACGAaggttttggattttgtgCCAGGGAAACAGTTGATTGTGGTCACTCCAACTTATAGTAGGGCGATTCAGGCGTACTATTTGACTAGGTTAGGACAGGTCTTGAGATTGGTCAAACCGCCAGTGTTGTGGATTGTGGTGGAGCTAAACGAGGCATCAAAGGAGACTGCCgagattttgagaaatttggGAATTATGTATAGGCATTTGGTTTGTGTGAAAAATACTACAGATGTAAAGGATAGGGGTGTGCACCAGCGGAATACTGCACTTGAACATATAGAGAGGCATAAGCTCGACGGGATGGTGTATTTTGCTGATGATGATAACATCTACTCACTTGAGCTATTTGAGAGCATGAGAGAAATCAGGTTGGATATTATAAGCTGCATTTTTATCTGCTTTTAACAACTATGTGTATATTACCTGAAATATCGTTCTTTTTCACTATAGGTGAATCATAGTATAGGAATATGATTGCCAGGGTAGTAGTGGCCATAGGATCATGAGGGTAATATTCAGACACTATAAAactgtataaaatatgcacaGGAAGAATTTACATGGTTGAATTTTAGTTTGGCAGTTGGAGAACATTTTTTGAAGTCAATGGTGTGAATGCTTTAGTGATGACTAGGCTATAACATAATGTAGTTACTCTTCTTTGCTGTGTACATTAATCATTGTTCTGGCTGTTGTTTTGCATTGTCATGTATGTTAGTATTCTGTGTCTTCAAGGCAAAGAATAGAAAAACATAAGGAACTTTGTTTAGTTTGCTGTGATCATTGACTCTGTTAGAGCATATCGGTtcctaattttatgttaaagaATGTGGTTCTTATTCCTCTGACTTGCTTTATGTTTAGTTCAAATgttacaaaatttaatcaacGGCGTCTTCCTAAACAAATTGTATATGTACTTTAGAACAGCCAGGTTAGATGGTttcaacaaatttttattttcattttgatagCTTATGGATCTTAGGAAGCTTCGGAATGTGGCTTAAGTAGTCACTTTAAGTagattaatttcatttttacttgaAATTTTTGGAATGGGGAATAGAGTAGCTTTCTCATATCTCTCTATTTATCTGATATCGTACAACAAGATGTTGAAACCATTGTTCTATATTGTAGTTATGATCTGGTCAAATTTACTCTCCTTGTGTATCAAGTCTGCAAAACCATAGTGAGTTACATAAGGATAGATTACATGCCAAGTGCAAGTAGGCTCTTTTCAAAGAGCTAGCACACATTCTGTAAATGATGAGATTAAGTTAGGGACTGGGATAAAATACATAggagtagacagttactactATAGAAACTTCTCTATCTATGAGGGACAAAATcgttttatttcaatttataagtAATTGTCTGACAGATGAATATGATCTCTTCTGGCATTACTTATTATGTTAGTAATGTGTTGTTATTGACACTTTGAAACACATTTGCCTGGAAATAGTTATGCATGTTTTCTCGGGTAATGGAAGGATGGGTTAACTCGGGTTATCAACATTGCAACTTTACGGAATATTATGGCTTAGACAGTCTTGTCCCATTCCATTTGGAAGTTGATAAGCATTTGAAATAATTGTGATAGGGATAGTTAGGCTCAGAAGTCAAAACAAGCCCTTCCAAATTATGTCAAGTATGAACTTGTACTTCCATACTTTGCTGTACTAGCTGTTAGTTCCTTTAGCTTCATTTCCAGCttcatgtttgttttttctgtATCATTTAGGCTGAAGATGTTTTTAATAGGTTATTTATGTGTAAATAGAGAATTTTTTAATCAActtacacaaataaaaaacaataagcATGTGTTTCATGATTGTTACCCCCATCATGTGATGGGATTTTTTGTACATATCACAAGTGATGTTCTTGACTGTTTCAGAATGAAAAGCATTGAACTAtaccaaattacaaatccataatttgagttttaaataattaagaaatgaaaagtttCCCATTGGAATTGAAAACAATTTGGCtacagtattattttatattgctTTGTCTGTGGGTGGGTGGGTATGTGGCTTTCTGAttcttttgaataaattaattatatctataAGAAAAGGGCAGTATTAATCTTTTTCACTTCAATTATGGAGAAGTATACAGCTCTTTGGTCCAAG is a window from the Salvia hispanica cultivar TCC Black 2014 chromosome 1, UniMelb_Shisp_WGS_1.0, whole genome shotgun sequence genome containing:
- the LOC125201318 gene encoding probable beta-1,4-xylosyltransferase IRX9H, whose product is MASIRRTLSPYNDRSHQNGHNTAFSPQSPSQKLFSQGRTTLSPIRRFVAGVFFRKHQPRKSFQFSWRKPFFCCFMCFFLGFLLGMAPFNSEFNELRGDFSKSDFSLEMKPEVVSVHWSADDLASVEKPKENDLLIGAVELGVVERGDKTDMTKVLDFVPGKQLIVVTPTYSRAIQAYYLTRLGQVLRLVKPPVLWIVVELNEASKETAEILRNLGIMYRHLVCVKNTTDVKDRGVHQRNTALEHIERHKLDGMVYFADDDNIYSLELFESMREISRFGTWPVGMLAQSKNKAILEGPVCNGSQVIGWHTNEKSKRLRRFHVDMSGFAFNSSILWDPKRWHRPNSHPIRQLDTVKEGFQETTFIEQIVEDESQMEGIPLGCNKIMNWHLHLEARGLAYPKGWVLPKNLDVVIPSK